Proteins found in one Takifugu rubripes chromosome 15, fTakRub1.2, whole genome shotgun sequence genomic segment:
- the thsd1 gene encoding thrombospondin type-1 domain-containing protein 1 has product MVMPQSLSLLPFLPAFLGYAFAGLSIWPSFHDALSNVSVFVEYSTDSHGGVTSSATLSLVNMETNNTVLTRTLANNQRSGRVEFNCSCFLYAGTFRFLLRQTRITPVLRASGTRDKRTVSTSWRWSSELQVHWPTFHIAVERARNHPGSFQVWIFTNEHFQACLDIMDSPLFLEVSFLEHNQIGIDKVRAQTKHPIRTLRSQSLELPCAFPFTEKDFIRVALRSPHTEQDVKSFGAFYLSRIFSYKLLVDNSNSYRSGCEGTMTVKLIAPPCAHISGKVLLYMDPSSGQGVSSGVGAGRTAPLGSGLEEPTSTPLAFNWLTQGENETEFNCSVFYPGRNKYCFHFVFNFSRSLSPAQTCLVVHRSTELWGPWQPWSLCSVSCGEGVRERVRGCLLPSGVEGVQCTGTVKEQSRCSLEDCAG; this is encoded by the exons ATGGTAATGCCACAGTCTCTCTCACTTCTGCCCTTTCTCCCGGCATTCCTGGGATACG CTTTTGCAGGGCTCAGTATATGGCCCTCCTTCCACGATGCCCTCAGCAACGTCAGTGTATTTGTGGAATACAGCACAGACTCCCACGGCGGCGTCACCAGCAGCGCAACTCTCTCTTTGGTCAACATGGAAACTAACAACACCGTCCTGACCAGGACTCTTGCCAACAACCAGCGCTCCGGCAGGGTGGAGTTCAactgctcctgcttcctgtaCGCAGGAACTTTCCGGTTCCTACTGAGACAGACCCGCATCACCCCAGTTTTACGCGCAAGTGGCACGAGGGACAAGCGCACAGTCAGCACCTCCTGGCGGTGGAGCTCTGAACTGCAGGTGCACTGGCCTACCTTCCACATCGCTGTGGAGAGGGCTCGAAATCACCCTGGGTCTTTTCAG GTTTGGATATTCACTAACGAACACTTTCAGGCATGTTTGGACATTATGGACTCCCCTCTGTTCCTAGAGGTTAGCTTCTTGGAGCACAACCAAATAGGCATCGACAAGGTCCGGGCCCAGACGAAGCACCCCATCAGAACCCTCCGATCCCAGAGCCTTGAGCTGCCCTGCGCCTTTCCCTTCACAGAGAAAGATTTCATACGAGTGGCTCTGCGGTCTCCACACACAGAGCAGGATGTGAAAAGCTTTGGAGCATTCTATCTGTCTCGTATTTTCTCCTACAAGCTCCTGGTGGACAACAGCAACTCTTACAGGAGTGGTTGCGAGGGGACCATGACTGTGAAACTGATAGCCCCACCATGTGCCCACATCAGTGGCAAAGTGTTGCTGTACATGGACCCAAGTTCTGGGCAGGGGGTCTCCTCTGGGGTAGGAGCGGGTAGAACAGCCCCACTGGGGTCTGGGCTAGAGGAGCCCACATCCACCCCACTGGCCTTTAACTGGTTGACCCAGGGAGAGAATGAAACAGAATTCAACTGTTCTGTGTTTTACCCTGGAAGGAACAAATACTGCTTCCACTTTGTGTTTAATTTCAGCCGCTCCCTGAGTCCTGCACAAACCTGCCTGGTGGTTCACAGGAGCACAG aACTGTGGGGTCCATGGCAGCCGTGGAGTTTGTGCAGCGTGAGCTGTGGGGAGGGCGTGAGGGAGCGAGTGCGTGGGTGCCTGCTGCCCTCAGGTGTTGAAGGAGTGCAGTGTACCGGCACAGTGAAGGAACAGTCCAGGTGCTCACTCGAGGACTGTGCGGGTTAG
- the smpd1 gene encoding sphingomyelin phosphodiesterase: MRLPLAVLVSFSVVFGSCSPAPGPEQNRLTFFEHLGHTGFKFSWRNLTCPTCKALFVILDIALLTDTNEEHVARTAGEVCIRLHLAEERVCRSITELFRDDFIRALQRSLLLPREACALLVGPSCGKYDIYAPWNVTLPGIPKPPVTPPSLPKPGSPQSRILFLTDVHWDQEYTAGTTADCKEPLCCRKDSGFPSWRRREAGYWGTYGKCDLPLRTVENLLENVAAAGAWDWVYWTGDIPAHNIWSQTRTQQLSELTVISRLIHKHLGPKVKVYPAVGNHESTPVNSFPPPFIHGNRSSSWLYNTMAEEWSPWLSEQAVKTLRYGGFYTMEIQPGLRVVSLNMNFCAAENFWLLVNSTDPADQLQWLVHVLQESELKGEKVHIIGHIPPGLCLSSWSWNYYHIVNRYESTVTGQFFGHTHMDEFEMFFDEADKTRPFGVAFIAPSITTYVDLNPGYRVYYVDGNYKGSSRLVLDHETYILNLTEANHSPGSGKPVQDPKWELLYRAREAYALPSLFPADLDTLIQTFVKDDRFFQKFWYFKHKGHVSEPCKDACKTTEICLLRSGLQEDLGKCTGHHGFVKKLIRSTRKIVC; the protein is encoded by the exons GAACAGGCTGACGTTCTTTGAGCATCTTGGACACACTGGATTCAAATTCAGCTGGAGAAATCTCACCTGTCCCACCTGCAAAGCTCTCTTTGTCATCCTCGACATCGCACTGCTG ACTGACACGAACGAAGAGCATGTGGCCCGTACCGCTGGCGAGGTGTGCATCCGCCTCCATCTGGCCGAGGAGAGGGTGTGCCGATCCATCACCGAGCTGTTCCGGGACGACTTCATCCGAGCGCTGCAGCGGTCCTTGCTTTTGCCCCGGGAAGCGTGCGCCCTGCTGGTGGGCCCCTCCTGCGGTAAATATGACATTTATGCTCCCTGGAACGTCACGCTTCCGGGCATCCCCAAGCCTCCCGTTACTCCGCCCTCTCTGCCGAAACCTGGGTCTCCGCAGAGCAGGATCCTGTTTCTGACGGACGTCCACTGGGACCAG GAATACACTGCCGGCACGACCGCAGACTGTAAGGAGCCTTTGTGCTGCCGCAAGGATTCCGGCTTTCCCAGCTGGAGGCGGCGGGAGGCTGGATACTGGGGAACCTATGGCAAGTGTGACCTGCCTCTGCGGACAGTTGAAAACCTCCTGGAaaacgttgctgctgctggagcctgggACTGGGTGTACTGGACCGGTGACATACCAGCCCATAATATTTGGTCTCAGACCAGGACACAGCAGCTGTCTGAGCTGACAGTTATTTCCAGGCTCATCCACAA ACACCTGGGGCCAAAGGTCAAGGTTTACCCCGCCGTAGGGAACCACGAGAGCACGCCGGTGAATAGCTTCCCACCACCCTTCATCCACGGCAACAGGTCCAGCAGCTGGCTTTACAACACCATGGCAGAAGAATGGTCGCCATGGTTATCAGAGCAGGCTGTGAAGACTCTGAG GTACGGAGGCTTCTACACGATGGAGATCCAGCCTGGGCTGAGGGTGGTGTCCCTCAACATGAATTTCTGCGCTGCAGAAAACTTCTGGCTGCTGGTGAATTCCACCGATCCCGCGGACCAGCTGCAGTGGCTCGTCCATGTTCTCCAGGAGAGTGAGCTCAAGGGAGAGAAG GTGCACATCATTGGTCACATCCCACCTGGTCTGTGtctcagcagctggagctggaactACTATCACATTGTCAACAG ATACGAAAGCACAGTTACGGGGCAGTTTTTTGGCCACACTCACATGGATGAGTTTGAAATGTTTTTCGATGAGGCGGACAAGACCCGTCCTTTCGGAGTGGCGTTTATTGCTCCCAGTATCACCACTTATGTCGATCTTAACCCCG GTTACCGGGTCTATTATGTGGATGGGAATTATAAAGGCAGCTCTCGACTCGTTCTGGACCACGAGACCTACATCCTCAACCTCACAGAGGCAAACCACAGTCCAGGAAGTGGCAAACCTGTCCAAGACCCCAAGTGGGAGCTGTTATACCGAGCCAGAGAGGCCTACGCGCTGCCCAGCCTGTTTCCCGCTGACTTGGACACGCTGATACAGACCTTCGTCAAAGACGACCGCTTCTTCCAGAAGTTCTGGTACTTTAAACACAAGGGGCACGTGTCAGAGCCGTGCAAGGACGCCTGTAAAACGACAGAGATCTGCCTGCTGCGCAGCGGCCTGCAGGAGGATCTGGGTAAATGCACAGGCCACCACGGCTTTGTGAAGAAATTGATACGGTCCACCAGGAAGATCGTTTGTTGA
- the tpte gene encoding putative tyrosine-protein phosphatase TPTE isoform X1, translated as MSSVYFDPGSDSGVNGNVAKMEDAEVTIDDGKDDSVVPDTLYHNVRKKVKPVVTSFGFRVFGVVLILVDFVLVVVDISLYDRSREVGDALEAVSLLISLFFLADVLLRVFVEGFQVYFSSRLNIVDACVVAVTLVVTMIYTFSDLSGASLIPRAVSFLRFLRIIILVRVFRLASQKKELEKVTRRMVSENKRRYQKDGFDLDLTYVTDRVIAMSFPSSGKQSFYRNPIREVARFLDTKHEGHYKVYNLCSEKGYDPQFFHYRVERVFVDDHNVPSLEDMLKYTASVREWMSADPKNIIAIHCKGGKGRTGTMICTWLIDSDQFESAQDSLEYFGERRTDKSRSSKFQGVETPSQSRYVGYYEIMKNSFNRQLPPPKRLGIKSIRIHSIAGVGKGDGSDLKVKIILKKQLIFQGVCAKQENCTVFPDVGNNAAVISLQNGPVVEGDVKVMFESSAGLPKGYEDVPFYFWFNTSFVENNKLFLSREELDNPHKPKTWDLYKEDFGVTLFFSEP; from the exons ATGTCCTCAGTGTATTTCGATCCAGGCTCGGATTCGGGTGTGAACGG GAACGTTGCTAAGATGGAGGATGCTGAAGTGACGATCGATGACGGGAAGGATGACAGCGTGGTCCCGGACACCCTGTACCA CAACGTCCGGAAGAAGGTGAAGCCAGTTGTTACGTCCTTTGGGTTTCG TGTTTTTGGCGTGGTGCTGATCTTGGTGGACTttgtgctggtggtggtggacatCTCCCTCTACGACCGGAGCAGAGAGGTCGGGGACGCCTTGGAGGCcgtctccctcctcatctccttgTTCTTCCTCGCTGATGTTCTCCTGCGGGTCTTTGTGGAGGG GTTCCAGGTTTACTTCAGCTCCAGGCTGAACATCGTGGACGCCTGTGTTGTCGCAGTCACGCTGGTGGTCACCATGATTTACACCTTCAGCGACCTGTCGGGAGCCAGTCTCATACCCAG GGCAGTCTCATTTCTTCGCTTCCTGAGGATAATAATCCTGGTGAGGGTTTTCAGGCTGGCATCTCAgaagaaagagctggagaaggtcACCAGGAGGATG GTGTCTGAGAACAAACGGCGCTATCAGAAGGATGGGTTTGACCTTGACCTCACCTATGTCACAG ATCGAGTCATCGCCATGTCTTTCCCATCCTCTGGGAAACAGTCATTCTACAGGAATCCTATCAGG GAGGTGGCGAGGTTCCTGGACACTAAACACGAAGGACACTATAAAGTTTACAATCTGTGCA GTGAGAAAGGCTACGACCCCCAGTTCTTCCACTACAGGGTTGAACGGGTGTTCGTCGATGACCATAACGTCCCCTCCTTGGA GGACATGCTGAAATACACAGCGAGCGTGAGGGAGTGGATGTCGGCCGATCCCAAAAACATCATCGCTATACACTGCAAAGGGGGGAAAG GACGCACAGGCACCATGATCTGCACCTGGCTGATCGACAGTGACCAGTTTGAGAGTGCTCAG GACAGCCTGGAGTACTTTGGCGAGAGGAGGACGGACAAGAGCCGCAGCTCCAAGTTTCAGGGAGTGGAGACTCCGTCTCAG AGTCGCTATGTGGGGTACTACGAGATTATGAAGAACTCCTTCAACAGACAGCTGCCTCCACCGAAAAGACTCGGGATCAAAAGCATCCGGATCCACTCCATAGCAG GTGTGGGCAAAGGCGATGGCAGCGACCTGAAGGTGAAAATCAtattgaagaagcagctgataTTCCAGGGGGTGTGTGCCAAACAGGAGAACTGCACG GTCTTCCCCGATGTGGGCAACAACGCAGCCGTCATCAGCCTGCAGAACGGGCCTGTGGTCGAAGGGGACGTGAAGGTCATGTTTGAATCCAGTGCT GGTCTGCCGAAAGGCTACGAAGATGTTCCCTTCTACTTCTGGTTCAACACCTCCTTCGTTGAGAATAATAA GCTGTTTCTGTCTCGAGAAGAGCTGGACAACCCTCACAAGCCGAAGACCTGGGACCTCTACAAAGAGGACTTTGGCGTCACGCTGTTCTTCTCAGAGCCATAA
- the tpte gene encoding putative tyrosine-protein phosphatase TPTE isoform X2, with protein MEDAEVTIDDGKDDSVVPDTLYHNVRKKVKPVVTSFGFRVFGVVLILVDFVLVVVDISLYDRSREVGDALEAVSLLISLFFLADVLLRVFVEGFQVYFSSRLNIVDACVVAVTLVVTMIYTFSDLSGASLIPRAVSFLRFLRIIILVRVFRLASQKKELEKVTRRMVSENKRRYQKDGFDLDLTYVTDRVIAMSFPSSGKQSFYRNPIREVARFLDTKHEGHYKVYNLCSEKGYDPQFFHYRVERVFVDDHNVPSLEDMLKYTASVREWMSADPKNIIAIHCKGGKGRTGTMICTWLIDSDQFESAQDSLEYFGERRTDKSRSSKFQGVETPSQSRYVGYYEIMKNSFNRQLPPPKRLGIKSIRIHSIAGVGKGDGSDLKVKIILKKQLIFQGVCAKQENCTVFPDVGNNAAVISLQNGPVVEGDVKVMFESSAGLPKGYEDVPFYFWFNTSFVENNKLFLSREELDNPHKPKTWDLYKEDFGVTLFFSEP; from the exons ATGGAGGATGCTGAAGTGACGATCGATGACGGGAAGGATGACAGCGTGGTCCCGGACACCCTGTACCA CAACGTCCGGAAGAAGGTGAAGCCAGTTGTTACGTCCTTTGGGTTTCG TGTTTTTGGCGTGGTGCTGATCTTGGTGGACTttgtgctggtggtggtggacatCTCCCTCTACGACCGGAGCAGAGAGGTCGGGGACGCCTTGGAGGCcgtctccctcctcatctccttgTTCTTCCTCGCTGATGTTCTCCTGCGGGTCTTTGTGGAGGG GTTCCAGGTTTACTTCAGCTCCAGGCTGAACATCGTGGACGCCTGTGTTGTCGCAGTCACGCTGGTGGTCACCATGATTTACACCTTCAGCGACCTGTCGGGAGCCAGTCTCATACCCAG GGCAGTCTCATTTCTTCGCTTCCTGAGGATAATAATCCTGGTGAGGGTTTTCAGGCTGGCATCTCAgaagaaagagctggagaaggtcACCAGGAGGATG GTGTCTGAGAACAAACGGCGCTATCAGAAGGATGGGTTTGACCTTGACCTCACCTATGTCACAG ATCGAGTCATCGCCATGTCTTTCCCATCCTCTGGGAAACAGTCATTCTACAGGAATCCTATCAGG GAGGTGGCGAGGTTCCTGGACACTAAACACGAAGGACACTATAAAGTTTACAATCTGTGCA GTGAGAAAGGCTACGACCCCCAGTTCTTCCACTACAGGGTTGAACGGGTGTTCGTCGATGACCATAACGTCCCCTCCTTGGA GGACATGCTGAAATACACAGCGAGCGTGAGGGAGTGGATGTCGGCCGATCCCAAAAACATCATCGCTATACACTGCAAAGGGGGGAAAG GACGCACAGGCACCATGATCTGCACCTGGCTGATCGACAGTGACCAGTTTGAGAGTGCTCAG GACAGCCTGGAGTACTTTGGCGAGAGGAGGACGGACAAGAGCCGCAGCTCCAAGTTTCAGGGAGTGGAGACTCCGTCTCAG AGTCGCTATGTGGGGTACTACGAGATTATGAAGAACTCCTTCAACAGACAGCTGCCTCCACCGAAAAGACTCGGGATCAAAAGCATCCGGATCCACTCCATAGCAG GTGTGGGCAAAGGCGATGGCAGCGACCTGAAGGTGAAAATCAtattgaagaagcagctgataTTCCAGGGGGTGTGTGCCAAACAGGAGAACTGCACG GTCTTCCCCGATGTGGGCAACAACGCAGCCGTCATCAGCCTGCAGAACGGGCCTGTGGTCGAAGGGGACGTGAAGGTCATGTTTGAATCCAGTGCT GGTCTGCCGAAAGGCTACGAAGATGTTCCCTTCTACTTCTGGTTCAACACCTCCTTCGTTGAGAATAATAA GCTGTTTCTGTCTCGAGAAGAGCTGGACAACCCTCACAAGCCGAAGACCTGGGACCTCTACAAAGAGGACTTTGGCGTCACGCTGTTCTTCTCAGAGCCATAA